Genomic segment of Yoonia sp. R2331:
TCTTCGGCACGCATCACCCGCTTGTCCCGCATTTCAGAGGCATAGACCCGCAGCGCATCGGCAATTGATGTACCAAACTGCTGCGACTGGATCAGCACGGTCACGAAGGAAGAGATATCCTGCACACCGGCGCGTTCTGACAAATCACGCAGCACGCTGTCTTTGGCCTTACCGGCCTTCATCTCGTGGGCCACAATCTCAAACTCTTCGGCAAGCTCGGGGAAACCCGATTTCAATTCGCGGCTCACCCGGATGATGGATTGATCCAGCGATTGACCCGCTTCCACACAGACCAGCATCAGATCAAGCGCGTCGGGGAAACCATTGGTGATGTTTTCCTGACGGGTCGCCTGTCGACGGGTCACCCAATATTTCGGCAGCATATAGCCCACAACACCCGGCCCAAGGACCATCAGCATCATGTTCTGCTGGGTCACCTCGCCTTGCTGCATCTTGATCAGCAGGTAAGCAGCACCGCCAATCAGGCCTAGAATGCCCAGCGAGAACTGGAAGAAGTAATAGAACCGGACTGCATTCGCGCTTTTGTAACCGGCCTGCATCAGCTTGAGCTTGATGGCCGAAAATTCCTCGGCATCTTGTGGTTCAAGAAAGTTGGAGTACTTTTCCAGCTTGTCCTTGCTTGTGGGGGTGCGCAGCTTTTCCGCCTTGCCGCTGGCCTTGACCGGACCGCGGTTGGCGGTCTTGAGCTTATCCAGCGGATCCGCCTCGCGCTTGAGCAGCACTGGCAGGGTCACAAGGATCATCACAATCCCAAGGAAACCGACCAAAAGCAGCGGGCCGCTTG
This window contains:
- a CDS encoding type II secretion system F family protein, which produces MEFVDKINTMITDMLGPSGPLLLVGFLGIVMILVTLPVLLKREADPLDKLKTANRGPVKASGKAEKLRTPTSKDKLEKYSNFLEPQDAEEFSAIKLKLMQAGYKSANAVRFYYFFQFSLGILGLIGGAAYLLIKMQQGEVTQQNMMLMVLGPGVVGYMLPKYWVTRRQATRQENITNGFPDALDLMLVCVEAGQSLDQSIIRVSRELKSGFPELAEEFEIVAHEMKAGKAKDSVLRDLSERAGVQDISSFVTVLIQSQQFGTSIADALRVYASEMRDKRVMRAEEAANKLPTKMTLATMMLTVPPLLLILIGPSIYNIAQNLGGG